From the Penicillium oxalicum strain HP7-1 chromosome V, whole genome shotgun sequence genome, one window contains:
- a CDS encoding Ras-related protein Rab-2A: protein MSQPWDYIAKLVCIGDSGTGKSSLTIRLCEGRFSPTHDVTIGVEFGSRIVPVGPPASLELGLDDDGHMNSSRNRNGTKDGDASTEDSTILSPSSAAIPGGSPGGLPTPPRKKPQDGPAPVQKRMKLSLWDTAGQETYKSITRSYFRGASGALLVFDISRRATFVSCTQWLQDLQQIAEEGIVVILVGNKSDLADSSSSSNQRQVTQKEAEEWCRMNNVVRYVETSAKSGDGWSGRFWKLPSESSEISKRADTI, encoded by the exons ATGTCACAACCATGGGATTACATTGCTAAGCTTGTCTGCATCGGTGACTCAGGTACGGGCAAGTCAAGT CTTACGATACGTCTTTGCGAAGGTCGGTTCTCGCCGACCCACGATGTCACCATCGGCGTCGAGTTTGGATCCAGAATCGTCCCCGTAGGACCTCCTGCCTCGCTGGAACTCGGGTTGGATGACGATGGCCACATGAACAGCAGCCGCAACCGAAACGGCACCAAGGATGGCGATGCCTCGACAGAGGACTCGACaatcctttccccctcctccgccgccatCCCGGGGGGCAGCCCCGGTGGTCTACCGACACCACCGCGCAAGAAGCCCCAAGATGGTCCAGCACCGGTCCAAAAACGAATGAAGTTGTCCCTCTGGGACACTGCCGGCCAAGAAACATATAAATCAATCACACGGTCCTATTTCCGAGGTGCCTCGGGTGCCCTTCTTGTCTTCGACATTTCTCGCCGAGCGACGTTCGTGTCGTGTACGCAGTGGTTGCAAGATCTCCAACAGATTGCTGAAGAGGGAATCGTGGTGATTCTTGTGGGGAATAAGTCTGATTTGGCAGATTCCAGTTCCAGTTCCAATCAGAGACAGGTCACCCAGAAAGAAGCCGAAGAGTGGTGTCGGATGAACAACGTGGTTCGATACGTGGAGACCAGCGCCAAGTCTGGGGACGGGTGGAGCGGGCGTTTTTGGAAGTTGCCGAGCGAATCTTCCGAAATATCGAAGCGGGCAGATACGATTTGA
- a CDS encoding Cellular nucleic acid-binding protein produces MDKIIQAKDCPKKGTPTCYNCGGEGHVNRECPEPPKERTCYRCGQTGHLSRECPQGGNSYGGASGGSQECYKCGQVGHIARNCSQGGGNYGSGGYSSYGSRPQTCYSCGGFGHMARDCTQGQKCYNCGEVGHVSRDCSTEARGERVCYKCKQPGHVQAACPN; encoded by the exons ATGGATAAAATCATACAGGCTAAGGACTGCCCCAAGAAGGGAACCCCCACTTG CTACAACTGCGGTGGTGAGGGCCACGTCA ACCGCGAGTGCCCCGAGCCTCCCAAGGAGCGCACCTGCTACCGCTGCGGCCAGACCGGTCACTTGTCTCGCGAGTGCCCCCAGGGTGGCAACAGCTACGGTGGTGCTTCCGGCGGCAGCCAGGAGTGCTACAAGTGCGGTCAGGTCGGCCACATTGCCCGCAACTGCTCCCAGGGTGGTGGTAACTACGGCAGCGGTGGCTACTCCTCCTACGGCAGCCGCCCCCAGACCTGCTACTCTTGCGGCGGTTTCGGCCACATGGCCCGTGACTGCACCCAGGGTCAGAAGTGCTACAACT GTGGTGAGGTCGGCCACGTTTCTCGTGACTGCTCCACCGAGGCCCGCGGTGAGCGTGTCTGCTACAAGTGCAAGCAGCCCGGTCACGTCCAGGCCGCTTGCCCCAACTAA
- a CDS encoding Ribonuclease H2 subunit A, whose translation MSKETDVESPADPMTFIPPSIDRARLLTGDSYAYYTPCPAKITPFDKTSTTPQTTEATPCVLGVDEAGRGPVLGPMVYGAFYLPLHRHHSLLAHDYKFDDSKVLTPAVRANLMCLINTPGEDLYESCGYAVKVLSARDIGSGMMKPGAAMYNLNAQAMDATIEIIRGVLQDRAINVQEIYIDTIGNPATYQAKLERIFPSIKITVAKKADSLYPCVSAASVAAKVTRDVALEVLYENVLKAQQLDDGSTAPEGWGSGYPSDSKCVGWLRHNMDPVFGWGSECRFSWGTAKEMLEQKGGVRVDWPADEDEGSNMLSDFLLTSGPGKATSKDGLREWFGQRPTEII comes from the coding sequence ATGAGCAAAGAAACCGACGTTGAATCGCCCGCTGACCCCATGACTTTTATCCCTCCAAGTATTGACAGAGCCCGTCTGCTCACGGGAGATTCCTATGCCTACTATACACCCTGCCCAGCCAAAATCACACCCTTCGACAAGACCTCAACGACACCGCAGACAACAGAGGCGACGCCATGCGTGCTAGGCGTTGATGAGGCTGGTCGTGGTCCTGTTCTGGGCCCAATGGTCTACGGCGCATTCTatctccccctccacagGCATCACTCTCTTCTGGCGCACGACTACAAATTCGACGACAGCAAAGTGTTGACTCCTGCGGTACGCGCCAATTTGATGTGCTTGATCAACACACCGGGCGAGGATCTATATGAGTCCTGTGGTTACGCGGTCAAGGTGCTTTCGGCGCGTGATATTGGTTCGGGAATGATGAAGCCGGGCGCTGCGATGTACAACTTGAACGCGCAAGCCATGGACGCCACAATTGAGATTATCCGAGGAGTCTTGCAAGATCGTGCTATCAATGTGCAAGAGATCTACATTGACACCATTGGTAACCCGGCCACTTACCAAGCAAAACTCGAGCGCATATTCCCATCCATCAAAATCACCGTGGCTAAAAAGGCAGACTCTCTATATCCGTGCGTCAGCGCGGCAAGTGTGGCCGCAAAGGTGACCAGGGATGTGGCTTTGGAGGTCTTGTACGAGAATGTACTCAAGGCGCAGCAGCTTGACGACGGCTCGACGGCCCCCGAGGGCTGGGGCAGTGGCTATCCTTCAGACTCAAAGTGTGTCGGCTGGCTTCGACACAATATGGACCCTGTCTTTGGCTGGGGTAGTGAATGCCGATTCAGCTGGGGCACTGCAAAGGAGATGTTGGAGCAGAAAGGAGGCGTGCGTGTCGATTGGCCAGcggacgaagatgaaggtAGCAACATGCTCAGCGACTTTCTGCTGACCTCTGGACCTGGCAAGGCTACGAGCAAAGACGGATTGAGAGAATGGTTTGGTCAACGCCCAACAGAAATCATCTGA